One Pseudomonas rhizophila DNA window includes the following coding sequences:
- a CDS encoding c-type cytochrome — MDRHRCASRMTTLLFVFCTPVLAAPDHQRQAQLQHLLVQDCGACHGLHLTGGLGPPLTRDALEGKTRDSLIATVTQGRPGSAMPGWEPLLGPDDIRWLVDRLLQGTPAP; from the coding sequence ATGGACCGACACCGCTGTGCATCCCGGATGACCACCCTCCTCTTCGTCTTCTGTACCCCGGTGCTGGCCGCTCCCGACCACCAGCGCCAGGCCCAACTACAACACCTGCTGGTCCAGGACTGCGGCGCCTGCCATGGCCTGCACCTGACCGGTGGCCTCGGTCCACCCCTGACCCGTGATGCCCTGGAGGGAAAAACCCGCGACAGCCTCATCGCCACTGTCACCCAGGGACGGCCCGGCAGCGCCATGCCCGGCTGGGAGCCGCTGCTCGGTCCCGACGATATTCGCTGGTTGGTGGACCGGCTCCTTCAAGGAACTCCCGCCCCATGA
- a CDS encoding c-type cytochrome, producing MKPILLALTLSAAFSLQPALAQDGPTLFKSKPCGACHSIDTKLVGPALKEVAAKNAGVAGAQELLAKHIKEGTQGNWGPMPMPANPVTDEEAKILAAWVLTLK from the coding sequence ATGAAGCCTATTCTGCTTGCCCTGACCTTGAGTGCCGCATTCAGCCTGCAACCGGCACTGGCCCAGGACGGCCCGACACTGTTCAAGAGCAAACCCTGTGGCGCCTGCCACTCCATTGACACCAAGTTGGTAGGGCCGGCGCTCAAGGAGGTGGCGGCAAAGAATGCCGGCGTCGCCGGAGCACAAGAGCTGTTGGCCAAGCACATCAAGGAAGGCACGCAAGGAAACTGGGGACCAATGCCGATGCCGGCCAATCCGGTGACCGATGAAGAAGCCAAGATCCTCGCGGCGTGGGTCTTGACCCTTAAGTAA